In the genome of Dermacentor silvarum isolate Dsil-2018 chromosome 1, BIME_Dsil_1.4, whole genome shotgun sequence, one region contains:
- the LOC119436061 gene encoding nematocyst expressed protein 3-like, which produces MSSSRSSKSSRLSVSSEPGDGFVTGAEAAKTPPPVAVPVAAPAAAPAAGTSGDREKRKRKRTSAAPSKHRKGHRTKTQCSTDEAKPAAAPTPLPAPLPETSTAYTCQTSRLQASRSANEQAVSTPDLAKLITEDERSATPSAPPFRMPPVDLDEHVSDDTAPWPPAPSSPTINESPLPSFTAGPPSAEPTVHIPAVSSPPKRQVL; this is translated from the exons aTGTCGTCGTCGCGATCCTCCAAGTCTTCCAGGCTGTCGGTAAGCTCAGAGCCTGGCGATGGGTTTGTCACCGGCGCTGAGGCTGCCAAGACGCCCCCACCCGTGGCAGTGCCTGTGGCAGCGCCTGCGGCAGCGCCTGCGGCAGGAACGTCTGGAGACCGGGAAAAGCGAAAGCGAAAGCGCACCAGCGCAGCGCCCTCCAAACACCGCAAGGGACACCGAACCAAGACCCAATGCTCAACTGACGAAGCAAAGCCCGCTGCAGCACCC ACGCCACTGCCAGCACCTCTTCCGGAGACCTCAACGGCCTACACATGCCAAACGTCCCGGCTGCAGGCATCGCGCTCTGCGAATGAACAGGCGGTGTCGACCCCGGACCTGGCCAAACTGATCACCGAGGATGAGCGGTCAGCAACTCCGTCAGCGCCACCGTTCAGAATGCCGCCTGTAGACTTGGACGAACACGTGTCCGACGACACTGCGCCGTGGCCTCCGGCACCGTCCTCGCCAACGATCAACGAGTCGCCGCTACCTTCCTTTACAGCAGGGCCACCATCAGCGGAACCAACTGTGCACATTCCAGCCGTATCGAGCCCACCGAAGCGTCAGGTGCTCTAG
- the LOC119436053 gene encoding neprilysin: protein MPTQRSLATDRIIASQQALLAALDKIISAYHRDEIMENISWLFVQMISPAVDASIWSRLPRETATKPDDDPATAVALQVAFCSSEVEAAYRFLVTSLYTAQNFPLKVRQEIDTRLGEIRNAAVSKINAVEWLMPRWKRRAQAKLNATRTFMWPSEQLLSNTALSIMYETFPANDINFIALWLRVRRSVQELSFEYEEALRMPANLALPLADYDYLLNSVSVSAQTLSPPVYYKHGTHAMFYGGLGFLYASELVRALDAEGSRIDVEGDIVGEIWLSPLWRHAVDDVAACLGWK, encoded by the coding sequence ATGCCGACCCAGCGTTCACTGGCGACTGATCGCATCATTGCTAGCCAGCAAGCACTCCTTGCTGCCCTAGACAAGATAATCTCTGCCTACCATCGCGACGAGATAATGGAGAACATCTCTTGGCTCTTTGTACAGATGATTTCTCCCGCCGTAGATGCGTCGATCTGGTCGCGGCTACCACGAGAAACCGCGACGAAGCCTGACGACGATCCAGCAACAGCCGTAGCACTGCAGGTCGCATTCTGCTCGTCGGAAGTGGAGGCCGCGTACCGCTTTCTCGTCACTTCACTCTACACCGCGCAAAACTTTCCACTTAAGGTGCGGCAAGAGATCGACACGCGGCTCGGCGAAATCCGCAATGCAGCAGTGAGCAAGATCAACGCCGTTGAATGGCTAATGCCCCGGTGGAAGAGACGCGCGCAAGCGAAGTTGAATGCGACTAGGACATTTATGTGGCCCTCCGAACAGTTACTGAGCAACACGGCGCTGTCCATTATGTACGAAACATTTCCCGCTAACGACATAAACTTCATTGCGCTTTGGCTGCGCGTGCGCCGGTCTGTTCAGGAACTATCCTTCGAATACGAAGAGGCGTTACGCATGCCGGCCAACTTGGCGCTGCCGCTGGCCGATTACGATTATCTGCTCAACAGCGTTAGCGTCTCGGCGCAGACATTGTCGCCCCCCGTATACTACAAGCATGGCACGCATGCCATGTTTTACGGAGGATTGGGCTTCTTATATGCAAGCGAACTGGTGCGTGCTCTGGACGCCGAGGGATCGCGCATTGACGTGGAAGGTGACATCGTTGGCGAAATCTGGCTTTCACCTCTTTGGCGGCACGCTGTTGACGACGTTGCGGCGTGCTTAGGCTGGAAGTAG